From the genome of Ectobacillus sp. JY-23, one region includes:
- a CDS encoding peptide ABC transporter substrate-binding protein → MKKMSLVILSTTLAVSIGLAACSGNETASVKKASTNTPKQILNVTENAEIPSMDSTLATDAVSFRVMNNVLEGLYRLDQNNKPQPAIAKSVNISEDKKTYTFKLRETKWSNGDPLTAHDFVYAWKRAVDPSVAAEYAYILFDVKNAEEVNNKKLPVDQLGVKALDDYTFQVELKNPVPYFLDVITSPTFYPLNQKFVTQQGQKHGLEANTVLYNGPFVLKEWKHEQSVKLTKNPNYWDKDEVKLEEVNINIVKDVSAAVNLYQSKEIDKVDLSSEFVDKYKSSKELKTKLDFRSYFLRLNEKNKLFANANARKAISLVIDKKQITDVILNNGSIPSDYLVPKNMSNGPDGKDFRATAGTYNKINIAEGKKLWEEAKKETGVDKVTIQLLNYDNEDAKKIGEYLKEQLEKNLNGLTITISQQPFAQKLDQEKKMDYEMSLSSWGYDYPDPMTFLDMFVTDGAFNQTGYTNPTYDQLILDAKGKLLYDLPARWEALKKAEKILLEDAAIVPIYQKGASYLLRSNVKGFYYASALDTYKYVYID, encoded by the coding sequence ATGAAAAAGATGAGTTTAGTAATATTGTCTACAACTTTAGCTGTCAGTATAGGACTAGCAGCATGTAGTGGAAATGAAACAGCTTCTGTCAAAAAGGCGTCAACAAATACACCTAAGCAGATTTTAAATGTAACAGAAAACGCAGAAATTCCTTCAATGGATTCTACTCTGGCAACAGATGCAGTTTCCTTTAGGGTAATGAATAATGTGTTGGAAGGATTATATCGTTTAGATCAAAATAATAAACCGCAACCGGCAATTGCGAAGTCTGTGAACATTAGTGAAGATAAGAAAACATATACATTCAAGCTTCGAGAAACAAAGTGGTCGAATGGAGATCCGCTTACTGCGCATGATTTTGTTTATGCATGGAAGCGCGCAGTAGATCCAAGTGTTGCGGCAGAATATGCTTATATTTTGTTTGATGTTAAAAATGCGGAAGAAGTAAATAATAAAAAATTGCCTGTTGATCAATTAGGCGTAAAGGCATTAGATGACTATACGTTCCAAGTAGAGCTAAAAAATCCTGTTCCTTATTTCCTGGATGTTATTACGTCACCAACGTTTTACCCTCTTAATCAAAAGTTTGTAACACAACAAGGACAGAAGCATGGTCTGGAAGCCAATACAGTTTTGTATAATGGACCGTTTGTATTAAAAGAGTGGAAACACGAGCAGAGTGTAAAACTTACAAAAAACCCTAATTATTGGGATAAAGATGAAGTGAAGCTGGAGGAAGTTAATATCAATATCGTAAAAGATGTATCAGCAGCAGTAAATCTTTATCAGTCTAAAGAAATTGATAAAGTCGATTTAAGCTCTGAGTTTGTGGATAAGTACAAAAGTAGTAAAGAGTTGAAAACTAAACTCGATTTCAGAAGCTACTTTTTGCGTTTAAATGAAAAAAATAAACTATTTGCTAATGCGAATGCCCGTAAAGCAATCAGCTTGGTCATTGATAAAAAGCAAATTACAGATGTTATTTTAAACAATGGCTCCATTCCGTCGGATTATCTTGTTCCTAAAAATATGTCTAATGGGCCGGATGGGAAAGATTTTCGTGCCACTGCAGGTACATATAACAAGATAAACATTGCAGAAGGCAAAAAGTTATGGGAAGAAGCGAAAAAAGAAACGGGAGTAGATAAGGTCACAATTCAGCTGTTGAATTATGATAATGAAGATGCAAAGAAGATTGGAGAATACTTAAAAGAGCAATTGGAAAAGAACCTAAACGGTCTGACCATTACAATTTCTCAGCAACCATTTGCACAAAAACTTGATCAGGAAAAGAAGATGGATTATGAGATGTCCTTATCCAGCTGGGGCTACGATTATCCAGATCCTATGACGTTTTTAGATATGTTTGTAACGGACGGTGCATTTAATCAAACTGGATACACCAATCCTACGTATGACCAATTAATTCTGGATGCCAAAGGGAAACTACTGTATGACTTGCCCGCGCGCTGGGAAGCTTTAAAGAAAGCAGAGAAAATCTTGCTTGAGGATGCGGCAATTGTACCAATCTATCAAAAAGGAGCTTCATATCTTCTTCGCTCTAATGTAAAAGGATTTTATTACGCATCAGCTCTTGATACGTATAAATACGTATACATTGATTAA
- the lysA gene encoding diaminopimelate decarboxylase — MYLHGTSKINEQGYLEIGGVEAEEIAMQYGTPVLVYDEELIRMQCRKYKEAFSKSGFSYKVSYASKAFLCKQLVKLIEEEGFALDVVSGGELYTALQAGFPAERIHFHGNNKTVQEMQMGLEAHIGCFVVDNFWELELLHTLAEQRRQKVDILLRITPGIEASTHAYITTGQDDSKFGFSVKNGQAMQAARIAAKQPFYNLIGVHCHIGSQIFETVGFVKAVEVMTCFFKRVQEEGHRMHVLNLGGGFGIRYNEDDGPLPIKEYIEAMIKEVEKAFYKEKDLPAIWIEPGRSIVGEAGTTLYTIGAIKEIPGVRKYISVDGGISDNIRPALYKARHEAMIANRNDEQKELVSVAGKCCESGDMLVWDILLPKVRSGDILAVSCTGAYTYAMSNNYNKMPRPAVVFISGGKVRQVIRRETYEDLLRNEL, encoded by the coding sequence ATGTATTTGCATGGAACGAGCAAAATCAATGAGCAGGGGTATTTAGAGATAGGCGGTGTGGAAGCAGAGGAAATTGCCATGCAATATGGTACACCTGTTTTGGTGTATGACGAAGAGCTAATTCGTATGCAGTGTCGTAAGTATAAGGAGGCTTTTTCCAAGAGCGGTTTTTCGTATAAGGTTTCATATGCGAGTAAGGCCTTTCTTTGTAAGCAACTGGTGAAGCTGATTGAAGAAGAAGGATTTGCACTGGATGTTGTATCAGGAGGAGAATTATATACCGCACTGCAAGCCGGTTTTCCTGCTGAGCGTATCCATTTCCATGGCAATAATAAGACAGTTCAAGAAATGCAGATGGGGTTAGAAGCGCATATTGGCTGCTTTGTGGTGGACAATTTTTGGGAACTGGAGCTGTTGCATACATTAGCTGAACAGCGCCGGCAAAAGGTTGATATTTTACTGCGTATCACACCGGGAATAGAGGCAAGTACACATGCATATATAACGACAGGACAGGACGATTCTAAGTTCGGGTTTAGTGTAAAGAACGGGCAAGCTATGCAAGCAGCTCGTATTGCTGCAAAGCAGCCTTTTTATAATTTGATTGGGGTTCATTGCCACATAGGTTCGCAAATTTTTGAAACAGTGGGATTTGTAAAAGCAGTAGAGGTTATGACATGCTTTTTTAAACGTGTACAGGAAGAAGGTCATCGCATGCATGTGCTAAATTTAGGGGGAGGGTTCGGCATTCGCTATAACGAAGATGATGGACCTTTGCCAATAAAAGAATATATTGAAGCGATGATAAAAGAAGTTGAGAAAGCTTTTTACAAGGAAAAGGATCTACCTGCTATTTGGATTGAGCCGGGGCGCAGTATTGTAGGAGAAGCGGGTACGACACTTTATACAATTGGTGCCATCAAAGAAATTCCAGGTGTTCGCAAATATATTTCGGTGGATGGAGGCATAAGTGACAATATTCGGCCCGCTCTGTATAAAGCACGGCATGAAGCGATGATTGCCAATCGGAATGACGAGCAAAAGGAATTGGTTTCCGTTGCGGGCAAGTGCTGTGAATCTGGAGATATGCTAGTTTGGGATATCTTGCTTCCTAAAGTAAGAAGCGGTGATATTTTGGCAGTTTCATGTACAGGTGCTTACACGTATGCGATGTCAAATAACTATAATAAAATGCCGCGCCCAGCAGTTGTGTTTATCAGCGGTGGTAAAGTAAGGCAAGTGATTAGAAGAGAGACATACGAGGATTTATTACGAAACGAACTATAA
- a CDS encoding M20 family metallopeptidase → MSAVMNRVTKEQLVAWRRYLHMNPELSFQEENTSQFVYETLQSFPHVEVTRPTRYSVMGRLIGAKPGPVLAIRADMDALAIQEENDFAFVSQKPGVMHACGHDGHTAMLLGAAQELAYRRDELQGEVRFLFQHAEEEFPGGAQEMVDNGVMDGVDYVIGAHLWSPIEVGKIGIVYGKMMASPDAFTITVSGKGGHAGIPHETVDCLAIGTQIVSNLQQIVSRNTNPFEPLVVSVTQFHAGTAHNVIPEHATIGGTVRTMKQELREETAKRIEQIVKGITEAHGASYSFDFIYGYRPVVNADEVTKQIEQTAIKLFGKEAIVYPEPTMGGEDFSAYLQKAPGCFFFIGARNERKGIVYPHHHPRFTIDEDSLLMGTSLFVQAAFDLLQK, encoded by the coding sequence ATGAGCGCGGTAATGAATCGTGTTACAAAAGAACAATTGGTTGCATGGCGAAGATACTTACATATGAATCCGGAGTTATCCTTTCAAGAGGAGAATACATCGCAGTTTGTATATGAAACACTACAATCTTTTCCGCATGTAGAAGTAACGCGTCCTACCAGGTATAGTGTGATGGGCAGACTAATTGGCGCCAAACCAGGGCCTGTATTGGCAATCCGAGCTGATATGGATGCTTTGGCAATTCAAGAGGAAAATGATTTTGCGTTTGTTTCACAAAAGCCAGGCGTGATGCATGCTTGCGGGCATGATGGACATACAGCTATGTTACTTGGAGCAGCGCAAGAGCTGGCGTACAGACGAGATGAACTTCAAGGAGAAGTACGATTTTTGTTTCAGCACGCAGAAGAGGAATTCCCGGGCGGCGCGCAGGAGATGGTAGACAATGGTGTTATGGATGGCGTGGATTATGTGATAGGGGCGCATCTTTGGTCTCCCATCGAGGTGGGTAAAATTGGTATCGTATACGGCAAAATGATGGCATCGCCTGATGCATTTACGATTACGGTGTCTGGTAAGGGAGGACATGCAGGTATACCACACGAAACGGTAGACTGCTTAGCAATTGGTACGCAAATTGTATCCAATTTACAGCAGATTGTCTCACGCAATACCAACCCATTTGAGCCCCTTGTTGTATCTGTTACGCAATTTCATGCCGGTACAGCCCACAACGTAATACCAGAGCATGCGACAATTGGTGGCACTGTCCGTACGATGAAACAAGAGCTGAGGGAAGAAACTGCAAAGCGTATTGAGCAAATTGTGAAAGGAATTACAGAAGCGCATGGTGCTTCCTATTCGTTTGATTTTATATACGGTTATCGACCTGTTGTAAATGCCGACGAGGTGACAAAACAGATTGAACAAACAGCAATAAAGTTATTTGGAAAAGAAGCTATTGTTTATCCAGAGCCTACAATGGGAGGAGAAGATTTTTCGGCATATTTACAAAAAGCGCCCGGCTGTTTTTTCTTCATCGGAGCGCGCAACGAGAGGAAGGGAATTGTATATCCGCATCATCATCCACGCTTTACCATTGATGAGGATTCATTGCTTATGGGAACATCTTTATTTGTGCAAGCTGCATTTGACCTACTGCAAAAATAA
- a CDS encoding amino acid permease, giving the protein MSTNQTELQKKLLPRHIRFMALGGAIGTGIFKGTSETVSIAGPAVVLSYIFAGLLLLVVMTAIAEMAIAYPDTNMKGFIHKAFGTRVSFVIGWLYCFMWLVVCIIEVIAAGSFLQYWFPSIPLWTLSVLCASGIVAINFLSVKHYGEFEFWFAGIKITMIVLFILLGAGILFDIIPSNQVDYLQNYTNEGFFPKGFSGVVSALLVVIFSYGGSELIGLTLNETKNAEKVLPKVVRGVIVRIVLFYTLPILIICGLIPWNQLSGDSSPFVQVLSTVGFSSAAHIMNFVLITAVLSAANSGLYGCTRMLHSLAMEGEAPKWFAYVSKKGIPLYGLICSAVILIGGSFIAYLSPDRIFGYLMAIPGFTVSIVWISICLAQVKLRKTYEKQPSFKVWGFPYISLFTALVLTVICVIFMLNPQNRISMGVCLGVLCLLIIVSVLTKQRST; this is encoded by the coding sequence ATGAGCACAAATCAAACAGAGTTACAAAAAAAGCTATTGCCAAGACATATTCGTTTCATGGCACTTGGGGGAGCAATAGGAACAGGGATCTTTAAAGGCACCTCCGAAACAGTTTCCATCGCTGGGCCGGCTGTAGTACTGTCCTATATATTTGCAGGTTTGCTCTTACTTGTGGTAATGACTGCCATTGCGGAAATGGCAATAGCGTATCCAGACACAAATATGAAAGGTTTTATTCATAAGGCTTTTGGAACGCGTGTATCTTTTGTTATCGGTTGGTTGTATTGTTTTATGTGGCTTGTTGTTTGTATTATTGAGGTTATTGCTGCGGGAAGCTTTTTACAATACTGGTTTCCGTCAATACCGTTATGGACATTAAGTGTGTTATGTGCATCAGGGATTGTCGCAATTAATTTCTTAAGTGTTAAGCATTACGGAGAATTTGAATTTTGGTTTGCAGGTATTAAAATTACGATGATTGTGTTGTTCATTCTATTAGGAGCAGGTATTTTATTTGATATTATCCCAAGTAACCAAGTAGATTACTTACAAAACTATACAAATGAAGGTTTTTTTCCAAAAGGCTTTAGCGGTGTTGTCTCTGCTTTACTCGTTGTCATCTTTTCTTATGGCGGTTCAGAATTAATCGGTCTTACTTTAAATGAAACAAAAAATGCGGAGAAAGTGTTGCCTAAGGTTGTAAGAGGTGTGATTGTTAGAATTGTATTATTTTACACACTACCAATTCTTATTATTTGTGGACTTATTCCGTGGAACCAGCTTAGCGGAGATAGTAGCCCGTTTGTACAAGTATTATCGACGGTAGGTTTCTCCTCGGCTGCCCACATCATGAACTTTGTATTAATCACCGCGGTTCTCTCAGCAGCAAATTCTGGCTTATATGGATGTACACGAATGTTACATTCATTAGCAATGGAAGGAGAAGCACCTAAGTGGTTTGCTTATGTATCGAAGAAGGGAATTCCTTTATATGGATTAATATGTAGTGCAGTTATACTAATTGGCGGCTCTTTTATTGCTTATCTCTCACCAGATCGCATTTTTGGTTATCTTATGGCAATTCCCGGATTTACCGTTTCAATTGTATGGATTAGCATTTGTTTGGCTCAAGTAAAATTGCGTAAAACGTATGAAAAGCAACCCTCCTTTAAGGTATGGGGATTTCCTTATATCTCTTTATTTACAGCACTTGTGTTAACTGTTATATGTGTGATTTTTATGCTAAACCCTCAAAATAGAATTAGCATGGGTGTGTGTTTAGGTGTGCTATGCCTATTAATAATTGTTTCCGTACTAACCAAACAGAGGTCAACATAA